The following coding sequences are from one Rathayibacter sp. SW19 window:
- a CDS encoding polysaccharide biosynthesis protein: MALSSRLWSAAVRKQTADRGETLIGRFGSQYLLDAVAWAVALIGAEICRYEFDVNAIHWLPLIAVVLATAVAQLLIGWGMWLYRGRYTFGSFHEVRALAYTALLVGFVVGLPVILYGVNWSIPRSTIVIALPFALVLMAAARYVKRLMVERQEKPGEGAQPTLIYGAGYMGGVLARRMVTDRLSAYRPVGFIDDDKRRRNLQLSGISVLGTGKHLTQIVAKTGARTLIIAIARADATLLRTITDAALAAGLTVKVLPVLDEILAGKSGLSDVRDISIEDLIGRHPVDTDVSSIAGYVTGKRVLVTGAGGSIGSELCRQLFKYGPAELIMLDRDETGLQRTELSIFGHGLLNTKDVVLADIRDPQALAEIFTKRRPQVVFHTAALKHLPMLEQYPDEAWKTNVLGTLNVLEAARDAEVSTFVNISTDKAANPTSVLGHSKRVGEKLTAWMAEETDMRYLSVRFGNVIGSRGSMLPTFKSLIEAGGPVTVTHPDVTRFFMTIPEACQLVVQAGGIGDPGEVLILDMGEPVRILDIAQRMIAASGKPIEIVYTGLREGEKLNEELMGFDEVDNRPKHPKISHAKIPPMPASHLDKEGWDYRLRTNGGDTAIIQRLSVTKAKS, translated from the coding sequence ATGGCATTGAGTTCGCGGTTATGGAGTGCGGCGGTTCGCAAGCAGACGGCAGATCGCGGCGAAACGCTTATCGGGCGATTCGGCAGTCAATATCTGCTGGACGCGGTGGCGTGGGCGGTTGCGCTTATCGGCGCAGAAATCTGCCGCTACGAATTCGACGTGAATGCCATCCACTGGCTGCCTCTGATCGCCGTGGTTCTCGCCACGGCGGTTGCACAACTGCTGATCGGTTGGGGCATGTGGCTCTATCGAGGGCGTTACACCTTTGGCAGTTTCCACGAGGTGCGGGCGCTTGCTTACACCGCGCTCCTGGTCGGTTTCGTGGTCGGGTTGCCGGTGATTTTGTACGGGGTCAACTGGTCGATTCCGCGCAGCACGATTGTCATCGCGTTGCCGTTTGCTCTGGTGCTGATGGCAGCAGCTCGTTATGTGAAACGCTTGATGGTCGAGCGCCAGGAAAAGCCGGGCGAGGGCGCCCAGCCCACGTTGATCTACGGCGCCGGTTACATGGGTGGCGTGCTTGCTCGCCGCATGGTGACGGATCGGCTCTCGGCCTATCGCCCGGTCGGCTTCATCGACGACGACAAGCGCAGGCGCAACCTGCAGCTGAGCGGCATCTCGGTGCTCGGCACCGGCAAGCACCTGACGCAGATCGTCGCAAAGACTGGTGCTCGAACGCTCATTATCGCGATCGCGCGCGCGGATGCGACGCTGTTGCGTACGATCACGGATGCCGCGCTCGCGGCCGGTTTGACGGTCAAGGTTCTGCCCGTGCTCGACGAGATCCTTGCAGGAAAGTCCGGGCTCTCCGATGTGCGCGACATCTCCATTGAAGACCTGATCGGTCGGCATCCGGTGGACACCGATGTCAGCTCGATTGCCGGTTATGTGACGGGTAAGCGCGTGCTCGTGACCGGCGCGGGTGGATCGATCGGCTCCGAGCTGTGCCGCCAGCTCTTCAAGTACGGCCCCGCCGAGTTGATCATGCTCGACCGTGATGAGACAGGGTTGCAGAGGACCGAATTGTCGATCTTCGGCCATGGCTTGCTGAACACGAAAGACGTCGTGCTCGCGGACATCCGTGACCCTCAGGCGTTGGCGGAGATCTTCACCAAGCGCCGGCCGCAGGTCGTCTTCCACACCGCCGCGCTCAAGCACCTGCCGATGCTCGAGCAGTATCCGGACGAGGCGTGGAAGACGAATGTGCTTGGCACACTCAACGTGCTGGAAGCCGCGCGGGATGCCGAGGTGAGCACTTTCGTGAACATCTCGACGGACAAGGCGGCGAACCCGACGAGCGTGCTCGGCCACTCGAAGCGGGTCGGCGAGAAACTGACGGCCTGGATGGCAGAAGAAACCGACATGCGTTATTTGTCGGTGCGCTTCGGCAACGTGATCGGCAGCCGCGGTTCGATGCTGCCCACGTTCAAGTCGCTGATCGAGGCCGGCGGGCCAGTCACGGTGACGCATCCAGACGTGACACGGTTCTTCATGACGATCCCCGAGGCATGCCAACTGGTGGTTCAGGCTGGCGGCATCGGCGACCCGGGGGAGGTGCTGATTCTCGATATGGGGGAGCCGGTGCGCATTCTCGATATCGCGCAGCGCATGATCGCGGCGAGCGGCAAGCCGATCGAGATCGTGTACACGGGCTTGCGCGAGGGCGAGAAGTTGAATGAGGAGTTGATGGGTTTCGACGAGGTCGACAACCGCCCGAAGCATCCGAAAATCTCCCACGCCAAGATTCCGCCGATGCCTGCGTCACACCTAGACAAAGAGGGCTGGGACTACCGGTTGCGCACGAACGGCGGCGACACGGCGATCATCCAGCGGTTGAGTGTGACGAAGGCCAAGTCGTGA
- a CDS encoding DegT/DnrJ/EryC1/StrS family aminotransferase produces MTDRILMSSPDVGELEEQYLLKAFRSGWIAPLGPDVDAFEREIADRVGVAHAAALSSGTAALHLALLGVGVKPGDTVVTSTMTFAATANAITYAGARPYFIDCELSTGNMSPELLEQALAELAGAGEHVAAIVPVDLLGKAVDYTAICGIADAAGIPVVADAAESLGATHHGKAAGSFGRVSIVSFNGNKVMTTSGGGMLLTDDGELASRARYLATQARQPAVHYEHTEIGYNYRLSNLLAALGRAQLTRLDSMIARRRAIRERYRALFADVVGVEIFGGDDDREDNCWLTSVVVDEEAAGWSAAELRDALSADNIESRPLWKPMHLQPVFADAPALLNGNSQRLFESGLTLPSGSALRDGDVQRVGVSIQTFLDASARSYSNRNAVLFTSTTSA; encoded by the coding sequence GTGACCGATCGCATTCTGATGTCGTCGCCTGACGTCGGCGAGCTCGAGGAACAGTACCTGCTTAAGGCCTTCCGCTCGGGCTGGATCGCGCCCCTCGGGCCTGACGTTGACGCATTCGAGCGGGAGATTGCGGATCGAGTGGGCGTCGCACACGCAGCGGCACTGAGCTCTGGAACCGCTGCCCTGCACCTTGCGTTGCTCGGAGTTGGAGTTAAGCCAGGGGACACCGTGGTGACCTCGACCATGACGTTTGCTGCGACGGCCAACGCCATCACCTATGCCGGGGCGCGCCCGTACTTCATCGACTGTGAGCTGTCGACCGGCAACATGTCGCCAGAGCTGCTCGAGCAAGCTCTTGCCGAATTGGCTGGCGCAGGCGAACACGTCGCCGCAATAGTGCCGGTTGACCTGCTGGGCAAGGCAGTCGACTACACCGCGATCTGCGGCATTGCGGATGCCGCAGGAATCCCGGTTGTCGCGGATGCAGCGGAGTCGCTCGGTGCGACTCATCACGGCAAGGCCGCTGGTTCGTTCGGCCGAGTGTCGATCGTTTCGTTCAACGGCAACAAGGTGATGACCACATCGGGCGGTGGAATGCTTCTCACCGATGACGGTGAGCTTGCCTCCCGCGCCCGATATCTGGCCACTCAGGCGCGTCAGCCGGCCGTGCACTACGAGCACACCGAGATCGGCTACAACTACCGCCTGAGCAATTTGCTTGCGGCGCTCGGGCGAGCACAGCTGACCAGGCTCGACAGTATGATCGCCCGCCGCCGCGCGATCCGAGAACGCTATCGTGCGTTGTTCGCCGATGTCGTCGGGGTCGAAATCTTCGGAGGCGATGACGACCGCGAGGACAATTGCTGGTTGACTTCAGTGGTCGTCGATGAAGAGGCCGCCGGGTGGAGCGCCGCCGAGCTGCGGGATGCGCTCAGCGCCGACAACATTGAAAGCCGGCCGCTGTGGAAGCCGATGCATCTGCAGCCGGTCTTTGCTGATGCGCCCGCGCTGCTTAACGGCAATTCGCAACGGCTGTTCGAATCAGGGCTCACGTTGCCGAGTGGGTCTGCTTTGCGCGACGGGGACGTGCAACGTGTCGGGGTAAGCATTCAAACCTTCCTGGATGCCAGCGCGAGGTCATATTCCAATCGCAACGCGGTGCTGTTCACAAGTACCACTTCCGCATGA
- a CDS encoding sugar transferase, whose translation MTQKHTESAPPHSEDTGPMRILLITQWFDPEPTFKGMLFAKELQSLGHDVQVLTGFPNYPGGKIYEGYRVKPWQREVVDGIRILRVPLYPSHDGSAIRRIANYMSFALSASIGALASRRPDVAYIYHPPATVALPALVLKALKGVPFVYDVQDLWPDSLKATGMLTHPRLLKVIGRSMTRVYRGASRVVVLSEGFCKALIERGVSARRINVIPNWADEQQIEMLPPSQDRYVELGFGGKFTVTFAGNLGKVQGLETVLDAAERLVDVPDVRFLLVGGGVNAAELAEKARARNLSNVDFLSRRPIHEMGEILVSSDALLVHLIDDPLFSITIPSKTQAYLMAGRPILMGVKGDAAKMVSDAGAGIVFEPGNAAQLADAVLRLKAMSSARRAQLGASGRQFYQDRLALSVGTREFIRVFRVARLSKPHFQLLKRVVDLGVGAAALAALSLPIAVTAVLVRVKLGTPVMFRQTRPGRDGVPFEMVKFRTMNDGRDDSGALLPDGERLGTFGAALRASSVDELPTLWNVLRGHMSLVGPRPLLMRYTKYFTEEEQLRLLVRPGITGWAQIHGRNELSWNSRLAHDVWYVRNMSARIDARILVGTLVGVFRGSGVVVDPGSEMKNLDEERREAVSA comes from the coding sequence ATGACTCAAAAGCATACCGAAAGCGCGCCGCCGCACTCTGAAGACACCGGTCCGATGCGGATTCTCTTGATTACCCAGTGGTTTGATCCGGAACCCACATTTAAGGGGATGCTTTTCGCGAAAGAGCTGCAAAGCCTAGGCCATGACGTGCAGGTCTTGACGGGGTTTCCCAATTATCCTGGCGGCAAGATCTACGAAGGCTATCGGGTAAAGCCATGGCAGCGCGAGGTCGTTGACGGGATCCGGATTCTGCGAGTGCCGCTATACCCGAGTCACGATGGGTCCGCAATACGCAGGATCGCTAACTACATGAGCTTTGCCCTATCGGCTTCCATTGGTGCTCTCGCTTCGCGCCGCCCGGACGTGGCGTATATCTATCACCCGCCGGCGACCGTAGCACTCCCGGCGCTCGTATTGAAGGCCCTGAAAGGCGTGCCATTCGTGTACGACGTGCAGGATCTTTGGCCGGACTCACTCAAGGCGACTGGAATGCTCACCCACCCTCGCCTGCTGAAGGTAATCGGTCGTTCGATGACGCGCGTATACCGAGGCGCAAGCCGGGTGGTTGTGCTGTCGGAGGGGTTCTGCAAGGCCCTGATTGAAAGGGGAGTCTCCGCACGCCGGATTAACGTCATTCCGAACTGGGCCGATGAGCAGCAGATCGAGATGCTTCCGCCATCCCAGGACAGGTATGTCGAACTGGGATTTGGCGGTAAGTTTACGGTGACGTTCGCAGGCAACCTGGGCAAGGTGCAGGGATTGGAAACCGTTCTTGACGCAGCCGAACGCCTTGTTGACGTTCCCGACGTTCGCTTCCTACTCGTCGGGGGCGGTGTGAACGCGGCCGAACTCGCCGAGAAAGCCCGCGCACGTAACCTTTCAAATGTCGATTTCCTTAGCCGTCGACCAATCCACGAGATGGGTGAGATCCTAGTCAGCTCGGATGCTCTCCTGGTACATCTGATCGACGATCCGCTCTTCTCAATCACAATCCCATCAAAAACGCAGGCCTACCTCATGGCAGGACGACCGATCCTGATGGGCGTCAAAGGCGACGCGGCCAAGATGGTTTCAGATGCCGGCGCTGGCATTGTTTTCGAACCAGGAAACGCCGCCCAGTTGGCTGATGCAGTATTGCGACTGAAGGCCATGAGCAGCGCGCGGCGTGCTCAATTAGGCGCTTCAGGGCGGCAGTTTTATCAGGACCGGCTAGCCCTGTCGGTCGGCACACGCGAATTCATCCGTGTGTTTCGAGTGGCTCGCCTGTCAAAGCCACACTTCCAGTTGCTGAAACGGGTGGTGGATCTCGGCGTTGGAGCCGCTGCACTCGCGGCACTGAGTTTGCCCATTGCCGTGACCGCTGTCCTTGTGCGGGTCAAGCTGGGCACACCGGTCATGTTTCGACAGACGCGCCCGGGCAGGGATGGCGTGCCATTTGAAATGGTGAAGTTCCGCACCATGAACGACGGTCGAGACGATTCAGGAGCATTACTGCCGGACGGAGAACGGCTTGGCACGTTCGGGGCTGCACTCCGAGCGAGCAGTGTCGATGAACTGCCAACTCTCTGGAACGTCCTTCGGGGCCACATGTCCCTGGTTGGCCCAAGGCCGCTGCTCATGCGATACACGAAGTATTTCACCGAGGAAGAGCAACTCAGGCTACTTGTGCGCCCCGGAATCACCGGGTGGGCGCAGATTCACGGACGTAATGAGCTCTCGTGGAATAGCCGACTCGCGCACGATGTATGGTATGTGCGAAACATGTCCGCGCGCATCGATGCGCGAATCTTGGTTGGTACTTTGGTTGGGGTCTTTCGGGGTAGCGGTGTTGTGGTCGATCCTGGTTCCGAAATGAAGAACCTGGACGAAGAGCGTCGCGAGGCTGTGTCAGCATGA
- a CDS encoding GNAT family N-acetyltransferase: protein MIGCQIRDANIEDLDGIAALLRHSFDRSLWRYMIYAQRGIHEYLAVDMRYPSTASDRRLIVATSDRLPNTLAGFADYRTGQDGQIFLSYICVEADSQGRGVASALLARVCDPSHGLRQMQLDVFDDNVRACNLYYKMGFVASGASVWVDRRLPKSRGRASLMAPHTALAAHARYGFCEVLVGEGESTERLGLIGAQTIRCFSSSTFQNDELLAGMHTLFPDTDRAFFVLPEEAEPELRVQHQVIKRSIRMTLAVRS, encoded by the coding sequence ATGATCGGCTGCCAAATCCGGGATGCGAACATTGAGGATCTCGACGGCATTGCCGCGTTGCTGCGGCATTCTTTCGACAGATCATTGTGGCGATACATGATCTATGCACAGCGAGGGATCCACGAATACCTCGCCGTCGATATGCGATATCCAAGCACTGCCTCCGACCGGCGACTCATCGTCGCGACAAGTGATCGGCTTCCGAACACGCTTGCAGGATTTGCCGATTATCGCACTGGACAAGACGGGCAGATCTTCCTGTCGTATATATGCGTGGAGGCCGATTCGCAAGGGCGAGGAGTTGCGTCGGCACTATTGGCCCGCGTTTGCGATCCCAGCCACGGACTTCGGCAGATGCAGCTTGATGTGTTTGACGACAACGTGCGCGCGTGCAATCTGTATTACAAAATGGGGTTTGTCGCGTCAGGCGCGTCGGTGTGGGTCGATCGGCGGCTCCCGAAATCGCGCGGACGAGCCTCGTTGATGGCACCCCACACAGCGCTCGCAGCGCATGCGCGCTACGGCTTTTGTGAAGTTCTGGTCGGCGAGGGTGAAAGTACCGAAAGGCTGGGCCTCATTGGCGCGCAGACTATTCGTTGTTTTTCATCCTCGACGTTTCAGAACGACGAACTTCTCGCTGGGATGCACACGCTGTTCCCTGATACTGATCGTGCTTTTTTCGTACTACCTGAAGAGGCCGAGCCGGAATTGCGGGTGCAACATCAGGTGATCAAGCGTTCTATTCGGATGACATTGGCGGTTCGTTCGTGA
- a CDS encoding DegT/DnrJ/EryC1/StrS family aminotransferase, which yields MIAKTGVTPLVAKTAQRVEQFRRPTFFYESAREGMRDLLANVLDHADDGVLLPAYIGWSRREGSGVFDPIVNSGARFAFYDLNADLSANIDDLERRLVADQCRVIVLIHYFGRTDPNLAVIRTIADRHGAILVEDLAHGFFSAYGTGQAGSYGHASLFSLHKMFPFAEGGMVSYLDQKLVRGQRESRPDLAIRILGYDWRAIAHARRENYLHLASLLQKLPGYGTRFKLLWPSLRECDVPQTLPVVVTGDSRDSIYSNMNADGFGMVSLYHTLIEPVRANFQALNDLARHIINFPVHQDVVLSELSPMAAAFQRHVSGSDVVVNNRSDVS from the coding sequence GTGATCGCAAAGACAGGCGTGACTCCATTGGTCGCCAAGACGGCGCAACGTGTCGAGCAGTTTCGCCGCCCCACATTCTTCTATGAATCGGCGCGCGAGGGGATGCGTGACCTGCTCGCGAACGTACTCGATCACGCCGATGACGGCGTGCTTCTGCCGGCCTACATTGGCTGGTCGCGGCGCGAGGGCAGCGGAGTGTTTGACCCGATCGTCAATAGTGGCGCGCGGTTTGCCTTTTACGATCTCAATGCGGACTTGTCGGCCAATATCGATGATCTGGAGCGGCGGCTCGTTGCCGATCAGTGTCGCGTCATCGTCTTGATCCACTATTTCGGTCGCACTGATCCTAACCTCGCGGTGATTCGCACCATTGCAGATCGCCACGGTGCCATTTTGGTGGAGGATCTCGCACACGGATTCTTCTCCGCTTATGGCACCGGGCAGGCCGGCAGCTACGGCCATGCGAGCCTGTTCTCGCTACACAAGATGTTTCCATTTGCTGAGGGTGGCATGGTTTCGTACTTGGACCAGAAATTGGTGAGAGGACAGCGGGAGTCGAGGCCGGACCTCGCTATTCGAATTCTCGGCTACGACTGGCGCGCGATCGCACATGCTCGACGTGAGAACTATCTGCATCTGGCGTCACTGCTGCAAAAACTGCCTGGTTACGGAACGCGGTTCAAGTTGCTTTGGCCCAGCCTGCGCGAATGCGACGTGCCGCAGACTCTTCCAGTAGTTGTTACTGGCGACAGCAGAGATTCGATCTACTCAAACATGAATGCGGACGGGTTTGGCATGGTTAGCCTCTATCACACGCTGATCGAGCCCGTTCGTGCGAACTTCCAGGCGCTCAATGACCTCGCGCGGCACATTATCAACTTTCCAGTGCATCAAGATGTCGTTTTGTCGGAGCTTTCACCCATGGCTGCAGCGTTCCAACGCCACGTGTCAGGTAGTGATGTTGTAGTCAATAATCGGTCGGACGTGTCGTGA
- a CDS encoding GNAT family N-acetyltransferase, which translates to MNLFSQGAGEPMCAVWESSDGSVLFPFILRDIPPIGSPTADAALKDIVSPYGYGGAFVWGTMDVEAAAELFSDAFDKWASQNRVVSEFVRLSLFPNSILPFDGDTSVNQMNVVCDLSLDEEALWMGFEHKVRKNVNRARKSGVTVVVDEVGERVDDFVRIYEGTLDRRSARANYYFDIEFFKRVHEQLGGQYAYFHALHAGAVVSTELVLLSAQTAYSFLGGTESTAFDLRPNDFLKYEIIRWVKNSGRQWFVLGGGYEPDDGIFRYKKAFAPNGIRPFTVGRRVFDTRTYERLVAARDADATRQKSSGFFPEYRS; encoded by the coding sequence GTGAATCTCTTCAGCCAAGGTGCGGGTGAGCCCATGTGCGCAGTCTGGGAGTCTTCAGATGGGTCGGTCCTCTTCCCATTTATCTTGCGAGACATACCACCGATTGGCTCGCCCACGGCCGACGCTGCCCTGAAGGACATCGTCAGTCCCTACGGCTATGGCGGCGCCTTCGTTTGGGGGACGATGGATGTAGAAGCTGCCGCCGAGTTGTTTTCGGACGCGTTCGACAAGTGGGCTTCGCAAAATCGCGTCGTATCCGAATTCGTGCGATTGAGCCTCTTCCCGAACTCAATACTCCCGTTTGACGGCGACACCTCTGTCAACCAGATGAATGTTGTTTGCGACCTTTCACTGGATGAAGAGGCACTCTGGATGGGTTTTGAGCACAAGGTTCGCAAAAACGTGAACCGTGCCCGAAAATCGGGGGTTACAGTGGTCGTCGATGAAGTCGGGGAGCGAGTCGACGACTTTGTGAGGATCTATGAGGGCACGTTGGATCGGCGTAGCGCGCGCGCAAACTACTACTTTGATATCGAATTCTTCAAGCGAGTGCACGAGCAACTGGGAGGGCAGTATGCGTACTTCCACGCGTTGCATGCTGGAGCAGTCGTTTCAACAGAGCTCGTTCTGCTTTCGGCCCAAACCGCATACTCATTCCTCGGTGGGACCGAGAGCACGGCGTTCGACCTTCGCCCCAATGACTTTCTCAAGTACGAAATCATCCGGTGGGTAAAAAACTCGGGTCGTCAATGGTTCGTGCTCGGAGGAGGGTATGAGCCTGATGACGGCATCTTTCGATACAAGAAGGCGTTTGCGCCGAACGGTATCCGGCCGTTCACGGTCGGGAGACGAGTCTTTGACACAAGAACGTATGAGCGACTGGTGGCTGCGCGCGACGCCGATGCAACTCGTCAGAAATCGTCTGGGTTCTTTCCGGAGTATCGATCATGA
- a CDS encoding polysaccharide biosynthesis protein, translating to MIDESYDAKKILVTGGTGSFGHTVTKKLLSRNVGEIRILSRDEAKQDLMRHELNDPRVHFYIGDIRDYTSVERAMKDVDYAFHAAALKQVPSCEFFPMEAVKTNVIGSENVVRAAEYSGVRSLVCLSTDKAVYPVNAMGMSKAMMEKIAQSHGLNNPNAGTIVSCVRYGNVMYSRGSVIPLFIRQLKSGQPLTVTNPDMTRFMMSLASSVDLVEFAFANATQGDLFIRKAAACTIGDLARAIANLFHVDADIRVIGTRHAEKVSEALASREELARAQDMGDYFRISADKRDLNYDAYFDRGDTKQAQFRDYDSHTVERLTVGQVEDLLLTLPKVRKELEIAGHPVEQRS from the coding sequence TTGATTGACGAAAGCTATGACGCAAAGAAGATTCTTGTTACGGGTGGGACTGGTTCGTTTGGGCACACCGTTACAAAGAAGCTGCTGTCCCGGAACGTCGGTGAGATCCGAATATTAAGTCGCGATGAAGCCAAGCAGGACCTCATGCGTCACGAGCTCAACGACCCTCGTGTTCACTTCTATATCGGTGACATTCGCGACTACACCAGCGTGGAACGCGCCATGAAGGACGTTGACTATGCCTTCCATGCGGCCGCGCTCAAGCAGGTACCGTCGTGCGAATTCTTCCCGATGGAGGCTGTGAAAACAAACGTCATAGGCAGTGAGAACGTCGTGCGCGCAGCCGAGTATTCTGGCGTTCGGTCGCTGGTGTGCCTCAGCACCGACAAAGCCGTGTATCCCGTCAACGCCATGGGAATGAGCAAGGCGATGATGGAAAAGATTGCACAATCGCATGGTCTGAATAACCCGAACGCAGGGACGATTGTCTCGTGCGTTCGTTACGGTAATGTCATGTATTCAAGAGGATCCGTCATTCCATTGTTCATCCGACAGCTCAAGTCGGGCCAGCCGCTGACGGTAACCAACCCAGACATGACCCGATTTATGATGTCCCTCGCGAGTTCAGTAGATCTAGTTGAATTCGCATTCGCAAACGCGACCCAGGGCGACCTGTTCATTCGGAAGGCGGCGGCATGCACCATCGGAGACCTCGCCCGAGCGATTGCCAACCTCTTCCACGTCGATGCAGACATTCGGGTGATCGGCACGCGGCACGCGGAGAAAGTTTCCGAAGCCCTCGCGAGTCGTGAAGAACTCGCGCGCGCGCAGGACATGGGAGACTACTTTCGCATCTCAGCGGACAAGCGTGATCTGAACTATGACGCGTATTTCGACCGAGGCGACACAAAACAGGCACAGTTCCGCGACTATGACTCACACACGGTGGAGCGCCTTACTGTCGGCCAAGTCGAGGACCTTTTACTCACATTGCCGAAGGTGCGGAAGGAACTTGAAATTGCCGGACATCCAGTAGAGCAGCGGAGCTGA
- a CDS encoding polysaccharide biosynthesis C-terminal domain-containing protein, which translates to MQSIAMTGANGFLGWHTRAAALSQGTIVRSIPVGDEFSISDAAQSISGASRLVHIAGVNRATDEEVVAGNRHFAEQIASALRVAPAPPPRVVFANSTQAGNGSAYGEAKRVASGILGTAAEDVGAQFVDVVLPNLFGEHGVPFYNSVVATFCHLLASRGVPSVEQDRDLTLMHAQDAADLMLGVIADAAAPIQHANVSTVLERLTVMATSYAIGDIPDISAKFDRDLFNTYRSFAFASQSPIALKRHADDRGSFFEIVRSHGGSGQSSFSTTVPGVSRGDHYHRRKIERFTVLAGEATISLRRLFSEKVHAFAVSGERPQAIDMPTMWAHNIVNTGASELYTSFWANEIFDPVNPDTFAEAV; encoded by the coding sequence GTGCAATCCATCGCAATGACCGGAGCCAATGGCTTTCTTGGCTGGCACACAAGGGCTGCCGCGCTGTCGCAGGGCACGATCGTGCGGTCAATTCCCGTCGGTGATGAGTTCAGCATCAGTGACGCTGCGCAGAGTATCAGCGGCGCCTCCCGTTTGGTGCATATCGCCGGTGTAAACCGAGCGACCGATGAGGAGGTCGTCGCGGGGAACCGACATTTCGCAGAGCAGATCGCGAGCGCACTTCGAGTTGCACCAGCGCCGCCGCCAAGGGTTGTGTTCGCGAATTCCACGCAAGCTGGCAACGGTTCGGCCTACGGAGAGGCTAAGAGAGTCGCGTCGGGCATACTTGGCACCGCGGCTGAAGACGTTGGCGCCCAGTTTGTCGACGTTGTTTTGCCCAACTTGTTTGGAGAACACGGCGTTCCGTTCTACAACTCCGTTGTGGCGACATTTTGCCATTTGCTCGCGTCACGGGGCGTGCCCTCGGTCGAACAAGATCGAGATTTGACCCTGATGCATGCTCAGGATGCCGCTGACCTCATGCTTGGAGTGATCGCTGACGCCGCGGCGCCGATACAGCACGCCAATGTTTCAACCGTGCTCGAACGGCTTACTGTGATGGCCACCAGTTATGCGATTGGCGACATTCCGGACATTTCCGCCAAATTTGACCGAGATCTCTTCAACACCTATCGTTCGTTCGCTTTCGCCTCACAGTCGCCAATTGCACTGAAGCGGCACGCCGACGACCGTGGTTCATTCTTTGAGATTGTGCGTTCACACGGCGGGTCCGGGCAGAGTTCGTTTTCAACGACAGTTCCTGGAGTTAGTCGCGGTGACCATTATCACCGGCGCAAAATTGAGCGATTCACAGTCTTAGCTGGCGAGGCCACTATTTCCCTGCGTCGGCTGTTCAGTGAAAAAGTGCACGCATTCGCGGTCTCCGGGGAGCGACCTCAGGCCATCGATATGCCGACCATGTGGGCACATAACATCGTCAATACCGGTGCGTCAGAGTTGTACACCTCATTTTGGGCAAACGAAATATTCGATCCCGTCAACCCTGACACCTTCGCGGAGGCGGTATGA